Part of the Suricata suricatta isolate VVHF042 chromosome 8, meerkat_22Aug2017_6uvM2_HiC, whole genome shotgun sequence genome, ataatttatctgAACTTCTTAATCATGGGGAAAATGCAGTTGTAACCTGAACTCAGGTTTTCAGCCATTGCTTAGGCTTGAAAAACTGTCATATGGTTTCTTTAAAGGGAGTTTTCCATTCTCACTCTTGCTGAGGTAGTTCGTGGTTTTGGTTAAAGATTTCTAAACAGTTATGTAGACATATAGTTTGGTTGCCCATGCAGTATTATTCCAAAGTCAGGTATGACTTTTTAAGTTTGGCAGTggctttctctaattttttatgaTGTGATGATGAACTTTCAAACATCTACTAAACCATCTGTTAAGTTCATAGGAGCTGAATGATGTCAAAACTAGTATTTTAGGATCTGGCTGACGCTAGGATGTGTTGCTTAGGATGCCTGGTGTGCAGGAATATATCCAACAACCTATTCTCAATGGTCTGCGTGATAAGGCGTCATATGTCAGGCGGGTGGCAGTCCTTGGTTGTGCCAAGATGCATAATCTTCATGGAGACTCGGAAGTGGGTAAGTGTCAGTGTAATCCACCATGATTcgtatttctttgtgtctccatTATGTGTCCGACTTTGTAAAAGGTCATGTGACTTTGGTAGACAGTAGTAATGTGGTTCTACTTCTgtacttgtttctctttttttctttaaggtttatttattttgggagagtgagtgagagaggggcagggagtgagggagaaagaatcctaagcaggctttgtgcttttagtgcagagcccaacgcaggagtcaatcccacaaaccatgggatcatggcttaagctgagatcaagagtcagatgcgtaaccgacggagccacccaggcatccctgtatgTGTCTAAGCAGAAAGGCTCGCTTGGTATTTTCTAAGACTAGAGAAGTCTTATCTTTGGGGCCCAGGTGAGCTCCTTTGCAGTAGTTACTTAGGACAACAGTCTGGGGATGGCAGTTTTGtgctttgcattttattattgcCTTTGTTATTTTTGTAGCAGAGCAGTTCGGCTTTGTCTGCCTGGACCTCTTGCCCTGGCTCTATTCGTGTCGACTCTGAAACTGTTCTGTATCTGAGATCTTTGTGCTCTTTCATAGACGGTGCTCTGGTAAATGAATTATACAGTTTGCTGCGTGACCAGGATCCAATTGTGGTTGTGAACTGCCTGAGGTCTCTAGAGGAAATTCTGAAACAGGAAGGAGGTGTTGTCATCAACAAGCCCATCGCCCACCATCTCTTAAATAGGTTTGGATGCCTCAGTTCTCTTTTAGTTACAATGAGATCTGCATCCCTGTGGGAGCTCGATATGGTGGATTAAGGGGACATCTTGAACAACTTCTATAGAGTAGTAAAATTAACCACAGCTATTAATTTCCTCATATTTCATCGagagaatttccttttatttgtctgAGTTTCTTTAAGTGATACAGAGAGATGGCAGAAATATCCCGTGGAAATAGGtctgtcctcctctgccatcATTATGTCCCTGACACAAAGCCATTTGTGTTGTCTTAGAGAAATTGGATCTGGGTATAGCGATCACGGGCTTTGGCCTTAGATGAATGAGAATGTGTACGGTAAACTGCTCTTGGAATAAAGCCTGTTTTGTGTAAACTTCAAATagtacataaaaagaataattctgtTATGGCacaaactattttccagaatcTTCTCCTTGTTACGATGGACAGGTGACAGGTGACGTGGCAGTTGCATGGAGAGGGTCCTCATTTGGTTGCtaaaataatgcttttcttttttggacaGAATGCCAAAACTGGACCAGTGGGGCCAGGCTGAAGTATTGAACTTTCTGCTACGCTATGAGCCCCGCAGCGAGGAGGAGCTGTTCGACATTCTCAATCTGTTGGATAGCTTTCTCAAGAGCAGCAGCCCCGGTGTGGTGATGGCAGCCACAAAACTCTTTCTGATCTTGGCCAAAAAATTCCCCCATGTACAAACCGATGTGCTCGTGCAAGTCAAGGGACCCCTGCTGGCTGCCTGTTCTTCAGAGAGCCGCGAGCTCTGCTTTGCGGCCCTCTGTCACGTGCGTCAGATCTTGCGTAGTCTGCCGGGTCACTTTAGCAGCCACTACAAGAAGTTTTTTTGCTCCTACTCGGAGCCCCACTACATCAAGCTGCAGAAGGTGGAGGTGCTGTGTGAGCTGGTGAACGATGAGAATGTGCAGCAGGTGCTGGAGGAGCTGCGGGGCTACTGTACCGATGTGTCGGCCGACTTTGCCCAGGCTGCCATCTTTGCCATAGGTAGGTGTCTGCTGCCCATCCTTTTTGAGCGCCTAGGCCGACCAGAAAGCTGGGGAACCATAGAGATTAAGAGGCATGAATCTTGCATCAGAGACAAAGTACCGTGCACCAAAGACGGACAGACTGTAGACCTGACTGCagacaggaggggagggaggtattTCCGATATAGAGAATACGGTTAACTCAAACTATAGTACATAAAATGTATATTGCTGTCAAGAGTGCTTTCCCATATATCAGCTTAGCATGGTCTTGGGAGGCATTCGGGAAAAGTGGACAAGGGTTATCACTTCATTCTAGAAATGAAGGAACTCAGGCATAAAAAGCTTATTAAATTGGCAGAAGGTCATGTAGTTCTTGaagtgggactggaacccagcTCTCCAGACTCAATGTCCTGTGTCAATTGACCAGTCGTTTATTGAGCTTCTACTATGGGCTGTGTACTGTGCTCAGTACAGAGCAACGCAGAATGAATCCTAAATCTCACAGGCTTTTTCCTACTACTCTGTCTGGAATTCAGAAGGCCAGAATGACTCACAAAATGAAAGCAGCTAGAGGGTTACGTTTTGTTGGAGGGCTTCAAACGGAAGAAGAGAAGGACGGAACCCTCCTATGAGAATAAAGACGGTTATTTTTAGGGGCAAGAGGAGGGAACAAAGAGGAGAGTAGAACTCCTGCGGTCAGGAGACAACTGTCAGGCGTTCCCAGCGGGGACATTCCTGCACAGTCGTGCTGTACCCGGCCCTGGCCTCGTGTCTGGCTGCCACATGAATATCTGTGTTAACTGAACGTTTTCAACCTTGTTCAATGGAAAAGTCATTTTTACCAAACTTGGGAACATCGAGCGAggtataaaagttttttttttttaaggcatctcTGGTCGTCTTGTGTTTGACAGGTGGGAAATTTTAGAACGAGGTGCTAATATCTGACTTACcacttttctctgctttctgttcATCTGTAGGTGGTATTGCCAGGACCTACACAGATCAGTGTGTGCAGATTCTAACAGAGTTGCTGGGGCTTCGCCAAGAGCACATTACCACGGGTAAGGGCTGGCTACGCTccgagcatttttttttttttttggtcagttgcCTGCCCTGTCATAGTTGCTCAGACAATGCTGGTTGTTGAACAACATAGAGGGTTCCACTTTGTTTTGCATTATCATCTGTTGCCATCGGAGAAGCATAGGGTCCATAGGTCTCACAGGTAGGGGGTCCACAGGATGCCATTACTCCACAAGGCTGCTCTGTAGGTGTGAAGGGTGCTAGGGTGCGATGCCTGTTAACTCCCCACCTTTACCCTCTTACTGCGTTATGGCAGCAGTGGCCTCCAGGCCTGCGACGAGGCTGAGGCAAGCAAGGGACCCAGGAGGCACTCACTCTCAAGTTCGTGCTAGTGCGAGCCCTGcgtgtcttcttaaattttacaCCCCCAGCACCTTGTTGGCCTCGCCCTGGTTCCTACGCTGGTGGCTCCGTCCACACTCTCTTCAGAATATCCCTCAACAATAACATGACCCCACATTCACTTTACGTGTTGCCAGGAGCTTTTGCTAAATATATATTAGCTCACTTAGCCTCGTAGCAATCCCAAAAGAGCAGCATTTGTTTAAGAAATTGTTGCCCATGTCAGACATTTCTCAGACAATCATTGACCACCCCTCCAACACCCGTTTTACAGAACTTCACCTAGCAAGCTAGTCTGAATATGTGACTTCTCTTAAGATCCCTTCCTGCGTGGACTGTCTAATCCTGTGCTCTTGTATCCTGAGCTGTGTTGCAGTGGTGGTGCAGACTTTCCGAGACCTGGTTTGGTTGTGTCCTCAGTGTACGGAAGCTGTGTGTCAAGCCCTGCCCGGCTGTGAGGAGAACATTCAAGATAGCGAGGTAGATGGTAATTCTCCTTTACTTTCAGGCAGAGGGGGAATGCTTGGGGCCCTGCTCTGCAAAATGGAATCTAATTCTTCTCTCTACCCTGTCTGAATGTGGCTGTCGTTAGAATTCATTGCCACCTCAGATTCCCTTTTGGGTGTAGATAAGATAGACGAGATCAGACCAggagattggggcgcctgggtggctctgtaggttgagcatccgacttcggctcaggtcatgatctcacagttcgtgggttcgagcctcgagtcgggctctgtgctgacagctagctcagagcctggagcctgcttcagattctgtgtctccctctctctgacccttccctgctcgcgctgtctccctctgtctcaaaacaaaacaaaacaaaaaaacataaaaacagatttaTCTATGGTTTTTATTACAGATGCTTTAATATTGTTGTCTTGAACAGTTTTGAGTCAGAGATTAAGACCATGGAGTTTTCAGCTGGAATGAGAATCAGAATCATTTGTGGAATTAACAGATATTGGGGCTTCACCACAGGCCTACCGGCTTAAATATTCAGGAGTGGTAGACCTCGACGTATAGGTTTCTTCAGAAGCTTCATAGACAACTCTGATTTGCCCTCTAGGCTaattaccacttttttttttttttaacatttattcatttttgagagagagagagacacagagtgtcagggggagagggtcagagagagggagacacagactctgaagcaggctccaggatctgagctgtcagcacagagcccaatatggggctcaaacccacgaacggtgagatcagatctgagccgaagttggttgcttaggcgactgagccacgcagacgccCTGGCTAATTACCACTTCCATGAAGTGGTTTAGAGGAGTCTTCCAGGAGCTTCCACTGATAACATTAAACCCTAGAGTGGGGCAGAGGCCCCCTAACTGAAGAAGCCTTATTGCCGAACCAACACAGGCTATGAGAATCTTGAGTCTCCTTGTGTGGTaacattttgtttgtatttgttgCATAGAGTGGGttggggtggagggatggatgcAATGCAAGTTGAAGTGAATAAAAGATTCTACTTTTTCTGCTGAcatggcagggaggggtgggtgggaggtaAGACCTGCCCCTGCGTTTCAGACAGCCCAGTGCTGAGCACCTACTCTTAGGCTTTCATTCCCTAGGGGAAACAGGCACTTATTTGGCTCCTTGGTGTCCATGGGGAAAGAATTCCCAATGCTCCCTACGTGCTGGAAGACTTCGTGGAGAATGTGAAGTCGGAGACGTTTCCAGCCGTGAAGATGGAGCTGCTCACTGCACTGCTGCGCCTTTTCCTCTCCCGCCCGGCCGAGTGCCAGGACACGCTGGGCCGGCTGTTACATTACTGCGTAGGTAGGCTCTTCAGAGGGAAGTGGTACCGGCCACGTCCCGTGGTAGACAAGTACGCTCCCAGCTTACTTACACTGTTTGGCGAGTCCTGTCTGGTACCCAAGAAGACTGTTAATATTTTCTAGggtttcctccctccttccttttgtgTTCCCTCTTCTGGTTGACACAGGGCAGAAAGagtatattgtttttgtttgtaattaaCTCAGTCTCTTGTCTTCCcgcagaggaagaaaaggatatGGCAGTACGGGACCGGGGTCTCTTCTATTACCGCCTTCTCCTAGCCGGCATTGATGAGGTGAAGCGGATCCTCTGTAGCCCTAAATCTGACCCTTCTCTCGGACTGTTGGAGGATCCGGCAGAGAGACCTGTGAACAGCTGGGCCTCGGACTTCAACACGCTGGTGCCGGTCTACGGCAAAGCCCGCTGGGCAAGCATCTCTAAGTGCCAGGGGGCAGAGCGTCGGGGCCCAGAGCTTCCTAACACTGCATCCTTTGCCACCGCAGGTAAAGATAGTCCTTACTTTATATCTGCTTATGAAAATCTTGATCTTTTGTAATGACAGGTAGTAAGTAGAGTATCCTAGCTATATCTCAGCCTGTTGCCTGAATTTGAAGTCTTCGTGAGCAAGAAAGAAGTTCCTCattggttatttttttccattttttcaaagataaaaaagtCGCATTGTATACTTTTGGAAATCTGGCTAGAAATCATAGTTGTCTAGATTAAGAAGATCTCTTACAGAAGCTTTCTGACTCTTGTAGGTCCCCTGATTCCTGACGAGAACAAGGAGAGGGCACAAGAACTCCCTGACTCGGGAGCCCTCATGCTGGTCCCCAACTGCCAGCTGACTGCTGAGTGTTTTGAGAAAACTTGGTTTAGCCTGAAAGTTGCTCATCAGCAGGTGTGCCGGTGGCGGGGAGCAGTCCATCCTGACACCTTGCAGATGGCCCTCCAGGTGGTGAACATCCAGACCATCGCCATGAGCAGGGCTGGTGCTCACCCGTGGAAAGCCTACCTCAGTGCTCAGGACGACACTGGCTGTCTGTTCCTAACAGAACTGCTGTTGGAGTCCGAGAACGCGGAAATGCAGATCTCCGTGAAACAAAGTGAGCCGAGGACCGAGACCCtgaacagttttatttctgtattagAAACTGTGATGGGAACAATTGGAGACATAAAATCTTAACAGATTCTTGGTGCCTGTCCTAAGTGAGGTGAACAGCTCCCAGAGTTCCTAGTTTGTCTTCTTAAAGTTGCTTTTAAGTCCAGATAATATCAAATGCGATAGAGAATGGGTAATCTCGGAATCAGGATTCTTATGGCTTTGTTCAAGGGCTATCGATTTGTTCCTTTCATGCCTTCTGGTGAATGACCCCATTTTTCCAGGTGATGTCGAAAAGGTTAATGTTGGTGAGGGGATGGGAATGGGCTGCAGATAGGTTTTGGATTCTTTTCTAATCCGTTTTAGGGATTGTTTTACTCATTAAAGATGCCTGATGTGTCTGGAAACTGATGAAGTCATCATCTGTGGGGTAGTTTTTTCTTCCCTGTACTACTGCAATACattcctctctggcctcctgTCCCTTATCACGCTTTTTAAGGCCAGGGTTCAAAGTCCTTAGCGGTTTCCAGAGCACCTCTGCAGTGTCATGTCCAGTGCTTGCCCAAACACTGTTCTTGCCAAAGCAAACCGCTTGCATTCCTTGAATACACAAGGCGCTCCCTCACCTCTGCTTTGgcatctgcttttatttcttggcTCGAACATTTCCTTaccttcctattttctttctttaagtaaaaTCTAGTCTGTCTTTCAGTGTTCCACTCAGTCATGAACTCTTTCTGGAAGTGTTCTGTGACCCTCACCGCCTTCATTAGGCGTCCTGTTCAAGCTGCCAAGGCCTCCAGTGTATGTGTCCCCCAACTACTGCtgtaattgtttttcttccttgcttttcattttattcataccTACCCACATCTTATACATTAATTGAAACCACTTATGGCAAGAGTAGATGTAGTAAAATGATTTGAAGTATAAATAACCAGTAAAGTATAAATAACCAGAGGATCCACAACAGGGAAAGTAGGACTAGCTCTTAAGCCCAGCTCCGTTAGGGGTGGGGAGGTACACAAATGTTCAGGCTTAAGGGCCTGCATACTTTATGATAGAGTTGAGCCTCAAATGTAGCTCTGTAAGTGATTAGCATTCAGGGTGAAGAGAAGTCATTGTATAGTTATCACCAGAGAGGAAGAAACCCTCCGATagtaatttctaaaagaaatttacACAAAGTTTCACATAGGTGGCACCGAGTGATAGGTACAAGGTTGTTACGGGAAGTGAGCGGTGGGTTTGTCATGACTTGCGGTATTCTTCAGTGAAAGAAAGTCTAACTTTCACGTAGGGCATTTCTTCAAGGACTTAAGGTAGCACGATCCAGCTATCATCCAGCTCAATTCAAGGACTTCTTCAGCCTAGATATGTAAATGGACTGCACACCTTCAAAAATGTTTCACCCATCACTTCTCTCAACTAGGCTCTTAATAAGAGTATATAACAGTATTGAATTTTCTGACAAGGGCCtggcatttgagttgtttccctGTGGGTGATTTCCAAGGAcagtgattttctttccttctttctccatatCTGGCCACATAgtgattattcaataaatgtttactgaatgagtGACTGTAAGTAATTAGATCCTAATGGTATTTTGGGATTGGTGtttgaaatgtgttttgttacattatatcaaacaaacaataataatggAAGTCCATCTATACTGGGATTTCTCAAAAGTAGcattattgacatttggggccaggtaATTCTTGTGGAGGGATTTCCTGTGCTCTGCAGGATGATTAGCAGCATCTTTGGTCTAtccccactagatgccagtagaaTTCCCAGTTGTAAcaaaaatgtctgcagacattgccAAAGGTGCCTTTACTGGGGGTGGACAAAATCACCACCCCCCTACAAGAATGGCTGATCTAGATCATGGGTCCCCATGGATTAGATGTAAAGCAATCAGAACAGCTTCAGAATTGCATTTTCCATAGTTTGACTTGTTTGGTTAAAACGTGAATGTttgggatgccagggtggctcagtcagttacacgtcagactcttgacttggctcaggtcatgatctcatggtttgtaggctcgaaccctgtgtcaggctctgctgtgctgacagcatggagcctgcttgggattctctcttgttctgtctctgcccctctccagttcaagtgcgttctctctcaaaataagtaaactttaaaataaataaataaacaggggcacttgggtggctcagtcagttaggtgtccaactttcattcaggtcacagtctcagagtttgtgaattcaagccctgcactgggctctgtgctgacagctcagagcctggaggctgcttcagattctttgtcaccctctctctctgcccctccaccacttgcattctgtctctctcaaaaataaataataaaatcatttaaaaattttttaaataaaatgtgaatgtttaATTAGGTACTAAAAGAAATAGTCAAAGTGTGAAGTGCTGCCAATTTAAAGTGCTAAAAGGGAACAGGATGTAAGTGGTAGAGATTGGataaattgacttaaaaaaattgcaGACTATAATTGAAAATTGATCTAAAGAAAATTAGGTATGGCCAAGCAATTGAGTAAATGTTACTAAAACGATCCTGGATATTGGACCTTTTGAAAGATTAAgttctggggcagctgggtggctcacttggttaagtgtctgacttgggctcaggtcatgatctcaagggttcgtgagtttgagccctgcgttgagctctgcactttcatcacagagcctgcttggaactctctctctccctcttcctctctctctctgtctttcccccgtGCAtatatgcattctctctctctctctcccccaactaaataaataaaatatttaattttaaatataaataaaagattaagtcCTACTTGGTTACTTTTCTGTAACGTGGGGCAGACCAGATGAAAAAGTgtaattttaaaatctcagtgAAGAAACGATGTCTAACTGTAGCCTAGGTTTGCTAATTTACAAACAAAATGACTAAAGCCTAAGTATACCACGGAGTTAATTCTATTTCTTCTCGCTAGGAGCTCTCTCTAGCCTCGGCAGACATGTGGTTTGATGATGTGATACATAAGTAGACGCAGGTTTTTAGAATGCTTGAGGGCAGTTGATGTGGTGCCTTTAGGAAGATGGCCCTCTGATGGCTGCCTTGGTTGGGAAGTAGTACGTAACATGGAACGGTGCCTCCTGATCACCTCGGTGCTTTAGAATATCGTAGAGGCCATCATTTGTGCAGTTCCTGACCATAATTTATTGCCATGGGTTAGTGGCTCTTAAACGTCTCCATTTCTCCCAGCCCCCCTTTTGAACAGGGGTTCCGGTACAAGTACTCTATCCCTTTCTCATATATTgggtgtttgggggaggggaggcaaatAATGGATTTTCTTAGTTAATAGACTTACACGTTGAGAAGAGCTGCCCCCAAGGATCCTCGCTCACATGTGACCTGGCACAGATGACAAGATCCCAGACTTTGAGCCCGTGATACAAGGTGATGAGGCTTTTGAGAGAGGCATGTAAATTGTTGTGGCCAGAGCACAAAAGAAGCAAGTGACGTGAAAAACTTCTGGTCTCATTTTTCAGTACTTACTGGGAGTATGATGTTTGAAGTGCAAGAGTGGAGGGTAGGTGGGCGGTGGCAGGAGAAGGGCTGGGATGGTTCTTCGGGAAGGTGCTCCCATGAAGGCTCAAGAGGAAatgcacaggggcgcctgggtggttcagtcggttaaacatccggcttcggctcaggtcatgatctcacggttcgtgggttcaagccccccgtcgggctctgtgctgacagctagctcagagcctggagcctgtcggattctgtgtcttcctctctctctgaccctctcctgctcacactgtctctctctgtctctcaaaaataaattaaaaacataaaaaaaaaaaaagaaagaaatgcacaaaGGAAGAAACTACCTCACATTGTCCAGGAGAGGATATGCTTTCTTTAGCCTCATGACATTGATTATGCAAGATAACCCCAAAGAGTAGATAAGATAATGCAAAGATTAGATTCCCAAAATGGTATTTGCCCATAAGCAAATCAGTTGTGAAATGAATTACTGTGGGAAGGTTTATTCTTTGAGGTAAGACAGGActtggttttaaatttcttttctgcaCTTACTGATTCCACTCACCCTGAGTAAGCTATTTAACACCAATTGGATGGTATCTTATAaaccctttttttgttttctagtatGTTATTTTGGGAGTATGCCAAATTAATTTGTTGGAAGCCTTAAATTTTCAGTGACTGGCTCTAGTGTGAAAGGAGATTGGCTCAGAATTCTCTCTGGAGGAACTTCTTAGAAGTCTCAAGCTTACTTAGTAGAAACTGAAGTTTCAGCCCTAGTGACAGAGGACAAAAACATACCTTTTGTTTctagtccaggggcgcctggctggctcagtcggttgagtgtccaagtgttgatttcagctcaggtcatgatctcatgggtttgggGATTTGAACCCCAAGtaggggtctgcactgacagccaagagcctgcttgggattctctctctctctctctctctctctctctctctctctctctctctctctctctctctcacacctctctctatgccccccccaaataaataaataaacatttaaaaaagagaaaccagaagATTGGCTCTTGTTATTTTGCAAGCAGAACTTTCATTCTGAACCACTGACTCACTGTTTATGCTTGAATCTCCTATCAGCTGGCCAGTCAGAATACTCTGGATGGGCTGA contains:
- the AP4B1 gene encoding AP-4 complex subunit beta-1, yielding MPYLGSEDVVKELKKALCNPHVQADRLRYRNAIQRVIRHMTQGLDMSGVFMEMVKASATVDIVQKKLVYLYMCTYAPLKPDLALLAINTLCKDCSDPNPMVRGLALRSMCSLRMPGVQEYIQQPILNGLRDKASYVRRVAVLGCAKMHNLHGDSEVDGALVNELYSLLRDQDPIVVVNCLRSLEEILKQEGGVVINKPIAHHLLNRMPKLDQWGQAEVLNFLLRYEPRSEEELFDILNLLDSFLKSSSPGVVMAATKLFLILAKKFPHVQTDVLVQVKGPLLAACSSESRELCFAALCHVRQILRSLPGHFSSHYKKFFCSYSEPHYIKLQKVEVLCELVNDENVQQVLEELRGYCTDVSADFAQAAIFAIGGIARTYTDQCVQILTELLGLRQEHITTVVVQTFRDLVWLCPQCTEAVCQALPGCEENIQDSEGKQALIWLLGVHGERIPNAPYVLEDFVENVKSETFPAVKMELLTALLRLFLSRPAECQDTLGRLLHYCVEEEKDMAVRDRGLFYYRLLLAGIDEVKRILCSPKSDPSLGLLEDPAERPVNSWASDFNTLVPVYGKARWASISKCQGAERRGPELPNTASFATAGPLIPDENKERAQELPDSGALMLVPNCQLTAECFEKTWFSLKVAHQQVCRWRGAVHPDTLQMALQVVNIQTIAMSRAGAHPWKAYLSAQDDTGCLFLTELLLESENAEMQISVKQSEPRTETLNSFISVLETVMGTIGDIKS